In Symmachiella dynata, the following are encoded in one genomic region:
- a CDS encoding DUF3806 domain-containing protein yields the protein MRKIWPLMVLLAGTGCSENAGEPEPVTIQTPAGPATAHKTELETVPQEVSLVTDDERKKFKILAGQGPELISAYLSEASDSDVKDMDVAFAEWMKRGEKRHSRTQIVEILGALFGEKCVQDFDMEWVRVTNTFGTSFAIRAKGVEVMAFPFDSIEKRIDSGETDFFSPLYYGLKQMLESGEYKQRPTDNPNQ from the coding sequence ATGCGAAAGATTTGGCCGTTAATGGTATTGCTTGCTGGGACCGGATGTTCTGAGAATGCTGGTGAACCCGAGCCGGTCACAATTCAAACACCAGCTGGTCCCGCCACCGCACATAAGACGGAACTTGAAACCGTCCCCCAAGAGGTGAGTCTGGTCACCGATGACGAGCGGAAGAAATTCAAGATCCTCGCCGGGCAGGGGCCGGAGTTGATTTCCGCCTATTTGAGCGAGGCATCCGACTCGGATGTCAAGGACATGGACGTAGCCTTTGCCGAATGGATGAAGCGGGGAGAGAAACGGCATTCCCGCACCCAGATTGTGGAAATTCTTGGTGCTTTGTTCGGTGAGAAATGTGTTCAGGATTTTGATATGGAATGGGTCCGCGTGACGAATACATTTGGCACCTCATTTGCGATCCGAGCAAAAGGCGTTGAGGTCATGGCATTTCCGTTCGACAGCATCGAAAAGCGAATCGATTCTGGTGAAACTGATTTCTTTTCTCCGCTCTATTACGGTCTAAAACAAATGCTTGAGTCGGGCGAATATAAACAGCGTCCCACTGATAATCCCAACCAATAA
- a CDS encoding rod shape-determining protein, with translation MLDRFRRWACPDLAIDLGTVNTLVAVPGEGIVVNEPSVVALQKGTRRVLGQGTAVGKLARQMLGRTPDSIVAARPLQDGVITDFELCEAMMRYFMRKASRQRRGLRPRVVIAVPAGITPVERRAVFNSAERAGAGRVYVIPEPTAACIGAGLPIAEPMASMICDIGGGTTEVAVMSLSDIVAGTSLKVAGDEMDAAIVDYMKRHFSLKIGMQTAEKLKIGLGNAYPLEQELTHDVRGLDTISGVPRKAMVTSEEIRQALLDPLEKIIAGVKNVIEQCDPELVSDLVDNGLVLTGGGALLRGIDSLMNEQLGIPVRVIDDPLTTVARGTAICVEHLAKWRESLDAGDE, from the coding sequence ATGCTCGATAGATTTCGCAGATGGGCCTGCCCAGACCTGGCCATTGATCTCGGCACGGTCAATACATTGGTGGCAGTGCCCGGTGAAGGGATCGTCGTCAACGAACCGTCTGTTGTTGCCCTGCAAAAGGGAACACGCCGCGTTCTGGGGCAAGGTACGGCTGTTGGGAAACTCGCGCGACAGATGTTGGGACGGACCCCCGATTCGATCGTCGCCGCCCGCCCGTTGCAAGATGGTGTGATCACCGATTTTGAACTGTGCGAAGCGATGATGCGGTATTTCATGCGTAAGGCGAGTCGACAACGCCGTGGGTTGCGTCCCCGCGTGGTGATTGCGGTTCCCGCGGGGATTACTCCGGTTGAACGCCGCGCAGTTTTCAACAGCGCCGAACGCGCCGGTGCGGGGCGCGTGTATGTGATTCCAGAACCAACGGCCGCCTGTATCGGAGCGGGCCTGCCCATTGCCGAACCGATGGCCAGCATGATTTGCGACATAGGCGGGGGAACGACCGAAGTTGCCGTGATGAGCCTGTCCGACATCGTGGCGGGAACGTCACTCAAAGTGGCCGGCGACGAAATGGATGCGGCGATCGTCGACTACATGAAACGGCACTTTTCCCTCAAAATCGGCATGCAGACCGCTGAGAAACTCAAAATTGGTCTGGGGAACGCTTATCCGCTCGAACAAGAATTGACACACGATGTGCGTGGGCTGGACACAATCAGCGGCGTCCCGCGTAAGGCGATGGTGACCAGTGAAGAAATCCGGCAGGCGTTGCTCGATCCGTTGGAAAAAATCATCGCCGGTGTGAAAAACGTAATCGAACAATGTGATCCAGAATTGGTTTCGGATCTGGTGGATAATGGATTGGTCCTCACCGGCGGCGGCGCGTTGCTGCGGGGTATTGATTCGTTGATGAACGAACAATTGGGAATCCCCGTCCGGGTGATTGACGACCCGCTGACAACCGTCGCCCGCGGGACGGCAATTTGTGTCGAGCATTTGGCGAAATGGCGCGAAAGCCTGGATGCCGGTGACGAGTAA
- a CDS encoding DUF1559 domain-containing protein, whose product MVSVRNRKRGFTLIELLVVIAIIAILIALLLPAVQQAREAARRTTCRNNLKQFGLAIHNYHDVYRRFPGGTTGSGCRSSSDCPTATTGRHRISAFVDLMPYYDQANLHNAYTAAPSAPWSGAAYWANQIAALKCPSDGNRLNGGSGGEAMTNYNFCSGDGSELMCSFDELSDGRDCTNARGIFSKQSFNQIRDVVDGTSNTLMMSEHATPLGDRDLGRVADIGGAPTDTPANCRAQFVDGEFLPAVPINTDDGYRGARWNDGASIFTRFNTMLPPNGPSCQEADSHWAGGMFPPSSRHTGGVFTCLADGSVRFINENIDTGDQGALEVTSGISPYGVWGALGTMQGGEVTQEF is encoded by the coding sequence ATGGTAAGCGTGCGCAATCGGAAACGTGGTTTTACACTGATCGAGCTCTTGGTGGTCATCGCCATCATTGCTATTTTGATTGCCTTGTTGCTCCCGGCGGTCCAACAGGCGCGGGAGGCAGCTCGCCGAACGACGTGCCGAAATAACCTCAAGCAGTTTGGACTGGCGATCCACAACTATCACGACGTTTACAGGCGATTCCCAGGGGGGACTACGGGATCGGGTTGCCGGTCATCGAGTGATTGCCCGACCGCAACGACCGGACGGCACCGCATTAGTGCCTTTGTGGACTTGATGCCCTACTATGATCAAGCCAACCTGCACAACGCCTACACAGCGGCACCATCCGCACCTTGGAGCGGCGCCGCTTATTGGGCCAACCAGATTGCCGCATTGAAATGTCCTTCGGACGGAAACCGGCTCAATGGCGGATCGGGCGGTGAAGCGATGACCAATTACAACTTCTGCTCGGGTGACGGATCCGAACTGATGTGTTCATTTGATGAACTGTCGGATGGTCGTGACTGCACGAATGCGCGGGGAATCTTCTCCAAGCAATCCTTCAATCAAATCCGCGACGTCGTCGACGGCACGTCGAACACACTCATGATGTCCGAACATGCGACACCTCTTGGTGACCGGGATTTGGGACGTGTGGCGGACATTGGCGGCGCCCCCACGGACACGCCCGCCAACTGTCGGGCGCAATTTGTCGATGGTGAATTCCTACCGGCGGTCCCGATCAATACTGACGATGGTTACCGGGGCGCGCGTTGGAATGATGGAGCTTCGATCTTTACGCGGTTTAATACGATGCTGCCTCCGAACGGTCCTTCCTGCCAGGAAGCCGATAGCCACTGGGCGGGTGGAATGTTTCCACCGTCAAGTCGCCATACCGGCGGCGTATTCACCTGTTTGGCCGATGGCTCGGTGCGTTTCATCAACGAAAACATCGACACCGGCGACCAAGGTGCCCTTGAAGTCACCTCCGGGATCAGCCCGTATGGCGTCTGGGGTGCATTGGGAACGATGCAAGGCGGAGAAGTAACGCAAGAATTCTAA
- a CDS encoding penicillin-binding transpeptidase domain-containing protein, which yields MWKPNTPIMRNRVTSFDTTRSSASSAWTADENPRGRLWGLFAGVFVLLSIVIARVAYLQVHLADGYQQDFATIRETVESMPSRDARIVSADGQVLAQDVGYFQVAAYYRWLESPPDPKWLRMKARERLTRGQRRDTQLVEAAEREVLAQQKRMWKELAALSGMDETVLTQRRGDIQRRVERIVELVEKRRAERFEEEQASETASTSEPSGQSAWQRGWNAFVKALTTAPDRGRLDPIIVREQQDYHTILFEIDLKRGMHIEAHPERFPGLKLVESTRRRYPHGELAAHVIGYRQPISGEALAERKARFGSADPLDYRTGDRIGKTGIERVYERQLHGLRGQRRRYLSHRGEIIRTEIERKPMVRPDINLTLDTRLQRHAEQLLDAALNRRPTQTDEEEKDELPIPAGGAIVALDVHSGAILAAASAPRFDLDLLAQGDQEVFEAARKDQRSPFLPRVTRMTLPPGSVFKTLTAAAVLESGAIGVHQDFFCQGYLDDPEHHRCYIFRHYGVGHGHIDLQAALEQSCNVYFYSAARRSGPQPIVDWAARLGFGQPTGIDLPGERGGHLPTLKSGSGRNGRWQVADTLGLAIGQSSLTVTPLQIARLMAVVANGGYLVTPHLVSHVGSIHAAGNDSESEYDWTVRNPQRVAGLKGETLEQIHAGLVRVVEERHGTGYKTVRLPGVAIAGKTGTAEVGANRADHAWFAGYAPAEQPQVAFVVVLQHAGSGGHAAGPLAREFVRKLVELDFVEGKLELAAGE from the coding sequence ATGTGGAAACCCAATACACCAATCATGCGGAATCGTGTCACTAGTTTTGATACGACGAGATCCTCGGCGAGTTCCGCCTGGACAGCTGACGAAAATCCGCGCGGGAGATTGTGGGGTCTGTTCGCCGGGGTGTTCGTGTTGTTGTCGATCGTGATCGCCCGCGTGGCCTATTTACAGGTTCACTTGGCCGATGGGTATCAACAAGACTTCGCCACGATCCGTGAAACCGTTGAATCGATGCCCAGTCGGGATGCACGGATTGTCAGCGCGGATGGACAAGTTCTGGCCCAGGATGTCGGCTATTTTCAAGTGGCGGCGTATTATCGCTGGCTGGAATCTCCTCCCGATCCCAAATGGTTGCGGATGAAGGCCCGCGAACGGCTCACGCGTGGACAGCGTCGCGACACGCAACTTGTGGAAGCCGCTGAGCGGGAAGTCCTAGCGCAGCAAAAACGCATGTGGAAGGAATTGGCGGCGCTGAGCGGGATGGATGAAACGGTTCTCACCCAGCGCAGAGGCGACATCCAACGACGTGTGGAACGGATTGTTGAGTTGGTTGAAAAACGTCGTGCTGAGCGATTTGAGGAGGAACAGGCGTCGGAGACTGCTTCGACGTCGGAGCCATCCGGCCAATCTGCTTGGCAACGTGGCTGGAACGCCTTTGTGAAGGCGTTGACGACAGCTCCGGATCGCGGACGTCTCGATCCGATTATTGTGCGGGAACAACAGGACTATCATACGATCCTGTTTGAAATCGACCTGAAACGTGGGATGCACATCGAAGCGCACCCGGAACGGTTTCCCGGGCTGAAGCTGGTCGAGTCGACGCGGCGACGTTATCCACACGGAGAATTGGCGGCACACGTCATCGGTTATCGCCAACCGATCAGCGGCGAGGCATTGGCAGAGCGGAAAGCACGTTTCGGCTCGGCCGATCCGTTGGACTACCGGACGGGGGACCGAATTGGGAAAACAGGAATCGAGCGAGTCTATGAACGGCAGTTGCATGGATTGCGGGGGCAGCGACGGAGGTATCTGAGCCACCGTGGGGAAATTATTCGCACCGAAATTGAACGCAAACCGATGGTGCGTCCGGACATCAACTTGACGTTGGACACGCGGCTGCAACGTCATGCGGAACAACTGCTGGACGCGGCATTGAATCGTCGCCCCACGCAAACGGACGAAGAAGAAAAGGATGAGTTGCCGATTCCCGCCGGCGGCGCGATTGTGGCGTTGGATGTGCACTCCGGAGCCATCTTGGCAGCGGCCTCAGCGCCGCGGTTTGATCTGGACCTGTTGGCTCAAGGGGACCAGGAAGTCTTTGAAGCCGCCCGGAAGGATCAGCGCAGCCCCTTTTTACCACGGGTAACACGCATGACGCTGCCCCCCGGATCGGTCTTTAAAACATTGACAGCCGCGGCGGTGCTAGAAAGTGGTGCGATCGGTGTGCACCAAGATTTCTTTTGCCAGGGGTATCTCGATGATCCGGAGCATCATCGTTGCTATATCTTCCGGCATTATGGCGTAGGGCATGGTCACATCGATTTACAGGCGGCGCTGGAGCAGTCTTGCAACGTTTATTTCTACTCCGCCGCACGACGCAGCGGACCGCAGCCGATTGTGGACTGGGCCGCTCGGCTGGGATTCGGGCAACCAACGGGGATTGACTTGCCGGGCGAACGGGGCGGCCATCTTCCCACATTGAAGTCGGGCAGTGGACGGAATGGACGTTGGCAAGTGGCCGACACCTTAGGACTGGCCATCGGTCAATCCTCGTTAACGGTGACGCCGCTGCAGATTGCCCGCTTGATGGCTGTCGTGGCCAATGGCGGATATCTGGTCACGCCACATCTGGTCAGCCATGTCGGGTCGATTCATGCAGCGGGCAACGATTCTGAATCCGAGTACGATTGGACAGTCAGAAATCCGCAACGCGTGGCGGGTCTGAAGGGTGAAACCTTGGAACAAATTCACGCCGGTCTGGTGCGTGTCGTCGAGGAACGGCACGGAACGGGATATAAAACGGTCCGCTTGCCGGGCGTAGCGATTGCCGGAAAAACGGGGACCGCCGAAGTCGGTGCCAATCGTGCGGACCATGCATGGTTTGCCGGATACGCACCAGCTGAACAACCACAAGTTGCGTTTGTGGTGGTGTTGCAACACGCGGGATCGGGTGGCCACGCCGCCGGGCCGTTGGCTCGCGAATTTGTGCGCAAACTGGTGGAGCTGGATTTCGTTGAGGGCAAACTCGAATTGGCCGCAGGCGAATAA
- a CDS encoding carboxypeptidase-like regulatory domain-containing protein: MMKRIQKFQLIVVGALLFLAGCGSGTDEWVEARETVYPASGVVTLDGQPVEGATVIFHSVRKSISAQGMTDEDGRYYVTTYEDNDGAVAGKHVVTVRKSEYVQKKTKHHTEEEPSYYKVATEILPAEFATEKTSTLEVTVPESGADDLDFKF; the protein is encoded by the coding sequence ATGATGAAACGAATTCAAAAATTCCAATTGATTGTCGTCGGTGCACTACTCTTCTTAGCTGGTTGTGGTAGTGGAACGGATGAATGGGTCGAAGCCCGTGAAACGGTCTATCCCGCTTCGGGAGTCGTCACACTCGACGGCCAGCCGGTTGAAGGGGCCACCGTGATATTCCACTCGGTCAGAAAGAGCATCTCCGCTCAAGGCATGACGGATGAGGATGGGCGGTATTACGTCACGACCTATGAAGACAACGACGGCGCCGTTGCCGGCAAACACGTTGTGACTGTCCGTAAAAGTGAGTATGTCCAGAAAAAAACCAAGCACCATACGGAAGAAGAGCCCAGCTACTATAAGGTAGCCACCGAGATCCTTCCGGCTGAATTTGCGACAGAGAAGACATCGACGCTCGAAGTCACCGTCCCGGAAAGCGGAGCGGACGATTTGGATTTTAAATTCTAA
- a CDS encoding Fur family transcriptional regulator: MADSHADEVAAIRARIRGTGLRSTSARIAVLQHLQAASAPLTHAEIATELVPQGFDKATVYRNLIDLTDAGIVSRSELGDHVWRFEVRGEGAGHDGEHPHFVCVSCGSVTCLGDVKITPTKKKEWADIADISEVLLKGHCVNCA, from the coding sequence ATGGCTGATTCGCATGCCGATGAAGTCGCTGCTATTCGCGCTCGGATTCGTGGAACTGGGTTGCGGAGCACTTCCGCGCGGATTGCCGTGTTGCAACATCTGCAAGCCGCCTCCGCACCATTGACGCATGCGGAAATCGCCACAGAACTTGTTCCACAAGGCTTCGATAAAGCGACCGTCTATCGCAACCTCATCGACCTGACCGATGCGGGGATTGTGTCGCGGTCCGAATTGGGCGATCACGTTTGGCGGTTCGAGGTCCGCGGCGAGGGAGCCGGGCACGATGGCGAACATCCGCACTTTGTCTGCGTCTCTTGCGGGTCAGTCACCTGCCTGGGCGATGTAAAAATCACGCCCACCAAGAAAAAAGAGTGGGCCGATATCGCCGACATTAGCGAAGTGCTGCTGAAAGGGCATTGCGTGAACTGCGCCTAA
- the mreC gene encoding rod shape-determining protein MreC, whose product MRQKRSHIAIWPAGLLCLGGLVLAASPASTAAALRSPFRDLLRPGQRILVDVQQRVRDWQSAPQFQAEEYAELEQVRQDLASAELRERKLLAENATLQQERDTLQAELRIPIAKRGSLPLVVPNLLSANVLSKKTADHLRQAVAIDVGNRDAVDPLAYVLDGEQPLLDQGATTGIEAGQDVYSARNVIGRVDTVGRWTSSIRLITDPEYQALARLARKSDRGMLWGAAGRLEGDGAAHCRLRSIEATQLVSVGDLVFSVQGDGALPHPMFYGRVIEAELRPGAVEWDILIEPAGNLDALRSVHVLRQSLNPLRMMAQ is encoded by the coding sequence GTGCGACAGAAACGTTCACATATCGCGATTTGGCCAGCGGGCCTGCTCTGCCTGGGCGGGTTGGTGCTGGCGGCATCACCGGCGTCGACCGCAGCAGCGCTGCGCAGTCCGTTTCGTGATCTGCTCAGACCGGGACAACGCATTCTGGTGGACGTGCAACAGCGCGTGCGTGATTGGCAATCCGCTCCACAATTCCAAGCCGAGGAATACGCGGAGTTGGAACAGGTACGGCAAGATCTCGCCAGTGCGGAATTGCGGGAAAGAAAATTGCTGGCCGAGAATGCTACGCTGCAACAGGAACGCGACACATTGCAGGCGGAGCTGCGAATTCCTATCGCCAAGCGGGGCAGTCTGCCGTTGGTTGTCCCCAATTTGTTAAGTGCGAATGTGTTGAGCAAAAAAACGGCCGATCACCTGCGTCAAGCGGTAGCCATCGATGTCGGAAATCGCGATGCCGTGGATCCGTTGGCGTACGTTTTAGATGGCGAGCAACCGTTGTTGGATCAGGGTGCAACGACAGGGATTGAAGCCGGACAGGATGTCTATAGCGCGCGGAACGTGATTGGACGAGTTGATACGGTCGGGCGTTGGACCAGTTCAATTCGTCTGATCACCGATCCGGAATATCAGGCATTAGCGCGGCTGGCGCGCAAATCAGATCGCGGCATGCTTTGGGGCGCTGCGGGGCGTTTAGAAGGTGACGGAGCGGCGCATTGTCGGCTGCGGTCCATCGAGGCGACGCAATTGGTCAGCGTGGGCGATTTGGTCTTTTCCGTCCAGGGAGACGGTGCCCTGCCCCACCCCATGTTTTACGGACGAGTGATTGAAGCAGAACTGCGACCCGGTGCGGTGGAATGGGACATCCTCATCGAACCAGCGGGCAATCTTGATGCGCTACGCAGTGTGCATGTGTTGCGTCAAAGCCTCAACCCGCTGCGAATGATGGCACAATAA
- a CDS encoding tetratricopeptide repeat protein gives MDNDETERWYRARLETDPDDAQTIRLFAIFMQYTRKDLDEAERLYRRAFDVSPTDVKIIGSLARFLSSVRNEYNEAERLYRTGLEFAPDDARLNSGLAFLLERARKDYDAAEHLYQRSIELAPNNSMYQFRFAEFLHHVRKDYTAAESFYRKAVSLRPDDEYLNGQLAGFLYHVRKDLQDAGLFYRAALELDPNNPNTIDDYASALLENGQVTEAAAIVDRACEINQQANSQAGAIAVLYQSLIRRLSQEDDQASLGTLKSLLAVGFTRYSGELESHLTSLTTKLCPQDQTLYETLGAAILDEQKVGDLETTERWQQIQSLPPNSPTS, from the coding sequence ATGGATAACGATGAAACGGAACGTTGGTATCGGGCAAGACTCGAAACCGACCCCGACGACGCTCAGACAATCCGCCTATTTGCGATTTTCATGCAATATACGCGGAAGGACCTTGACGAGGCAGAACGACTCTACCGGAGAGCCTTCGACGTTTCACCCACTGATGTCAAAATCATCGGGAGCCTTGCACGATTTCTTTCTTCGGTGCGAAATGAGTACAACGAAGCTGAACGTCTCTATCGGACCGGTCTCGAATTTGCCCCTGATGACGCCAGACTTAATAGCGGCTTGGCATTCCTTTTGGAACGTGCCCGGAAGGACTACGACGCCGCTGAGCATCTCTACCAGCGGTCGATCGAACTCGCTCCCAACAATAGCATGTACCAGTTCCGATTCGCTGAATTCCTCCATCATGTGCGCAAGGATTACACCGCGGCGGAATCATTCTACCGTAAAGCTGTCTCTCTCCGTCCCGACGACGAATATCTCAACGGCCAACTCGCGGGATTTTTATATCATGTGCGGAAAGACCTTCAGGATGCGGGGCTGTTCTATCGCGCGGCACTGGAACTCGACCCCAACAATCCTAACACCATCGACGACTATGCCTCGGCCCTCCTCGAAAATGGGCAGGTCACCGAGGCGGCGGCGATTGTCGATCGCGCTTGCGAGATAAACCAACAAGCCAATTCTCAAGCGGGAGCGATCGCCGTTCTGTATCAGTCGCTGATTCGTCGGTTGAGCCAAGAGGACGATCAAGCCTCGTTGGGAACTCTAAAGTCGCTCTTGGCAGTTGGCTTCACTCGTTATTCCGGTGAGCTGGAAAGTCACCTCACCTCCCTTACTACCAAGCTGTGTCCGCAAGACCAAACTCTGTACGAGACTCTCGGGGCAGCAATTCTTGACGAACAAAAAGTGGGCGATCTGGAGACCACCGAACGCTGGCAACAAATCCAATCACTGCCACCGAATTCGCCAACCTCGTAG
- the mreD gene encoding rod shape-determining protein MreD: MQILFWVIGTYVLLVLQTTLSPSIALGPFTPNLLIALCVPCFYRRRSQWAVCGAAVWGLAVDAMGTGPVGINLIGFTLVGFLLQRVEPRKTISPMRILLTAAAAVVLLCGIEIAANWPLRRLVEHAQQLGVLWAGNALYTFAIATASILAHNILLRGTRHLTGHEAQDRQWSRPAIPW; encoded by the coding sequence GTGCAGATACTGTTTTGGGTGATCGGGACGTATGTTCTACTGGTTTTGCAAACGACGCTCAGCCCGTCGATTGCTCTCGGTCCGTTCACACCCAATCTACTGATCGCGCTGTGCGTGCCCTGTTTTTATCGGCGGCGATCGCAATGGGCGGTCTGCGGCGCCGCGGTTTGGGGACTGGCGGTTGATGCGATGGGGACGGGACCTGTGGGGATCAACCTCATTGGCTTTACCTTGGTGGGCTTCTTACTCCAACGTGTGGAGCCACGAAAAACGATTTCGCCTATGCGAATTCTTCTCACGGCCGCAGCGGCGGTGGTCTTGCTGTGTGGGATCGAGATCGCAGCCAATTGGCCGTTGCGGAGGTTGGTCGAGCATGCTCAACAGTTGGGGGTTTTGTGGGCCGGCAATGCACTCTACACCTTCGCGATTGCGACAGCCTCGATTTTAGCGCACAACATCCTACTCCGCGGCACACGACACCTCACTGGGCATGAGGCGCAGGACCGGCAGTGGAGTCGACCGGCGATCCCCTGGTAA
- a CDS encoding DUF6882 domain-containing protein, whose translation MFKQIPCCIVSILLLVTVLGCGSNQTANLSASESKEFREFLDASLEELSAKTEANEAWGLGTFDGWNLDQETGMLKFSNADGTEAVAPAQIIGSFSTNDNTWLWAWDNPSILDSLKADSLKVKEYGETNNVERLTTRKWTGTEKDAWTMAALAAKLCESQGVYRGPTGSSYVFITFGDVQLSKPQSETE comes from the coding sequence ATGTTCAAACAAATCCCCTGCTGCATCGTGAGTATTTTATTGTTGGTGACGGTACTTGGTTGCGGTTCGAATCAAACCGCTAATCTGTCTGCGTCTGAATCGAAAGAGTTCCGCGAGTTTCTGGACGCGAGTTTGGAAGAATTGTCCGCCAAGACAGAAGCGAATGAAGCCTGGGGCTTGGGGACGTTTGATGGGTGGAATCTCGACCAAGAAACAGGCATGCTCAAATTCTCCAACGCCGACGGCACCGAAGCGGTTGCGCCGGCTCAAATCATCGGTTCGTTTAGCACCAACGACAATACCTGGCTGTGGGCTTGGGACAATCCGTCGATTTTGGACAGTCTGAAAGCTGATTCGCTCAAAGTGAAGGAATATGGCGAAACAAACAATGTGGAGCGATTAACGACCCGCAAGTGGACGGGGACGGAAAAGGATGCCTGGACCATGGCAGCATTGGCCGCGAAGCTGTGTGAATCGCAAGGCGTCTATCGCGGCCCCACCGGAAGTTCGTACGTTTTCATCACGTTTGGGGACGTACAGCTTTCTAAACCACAAAGCGAAACTGAGTAG